A genomic segment from Salmo trutta chromosome 38, fSalTru1.1, whole genome shotgun sequence encodes:
- the LOC115177867 gene encoding CMRF35-like molecule 1 isoform X2: MKILHVVSCCLLLALCVVESAVINVKDVVGGQVKITCSYSWAENNEKYFCKRECYHRDRLVQTKGNKHYLEKERYTIEDLRKGVFYVTIKNLRKSDSGTYWCGVRRFGPDTYQEVHLTVTDAPPKPSTITFRPHFSTNLPNLSATLSNISTTFLASGEISGPPSSRADGPPSDYSPGAEQSQTAGLMVWTSAGLVVMVTVLGLVLLLFYRQRRGTRRTPPPPPPLVSSNTQPDPTGEVDCVYEEIREADRQTDTLPVVISSVNSPTNSTAYPAGHAIGVPHCDIYANASCHKDDINASYSTADHPASLFYSSVDLPKDSRVSSSPPTASGTQDDSIYSTAQLPKDTVESTRYPAVDRSKDTPEDAIYSTAQLPKIM, from the exons ATGAAGATACTCCATGTTGTCTCATGCTGCCTCCTCTTAG CTCTGTGTGTTGTGGAGTCAGCTGTCATTAATGTGAAGGATGTGGTAGGAGGACAAGTCAAAATCACCTGTTCTTATTCATGGGCAGAGAACAATGAAAAATATTTCTGCAAAAGAGAATGTTACCATAGAGATCGTCTtgttcaaactaagggcaacaaGCATTATcttgagaaagagagatacaccATAGAAGACTTAAGGAAGGGAGTCTTCTATGTGACCATCAAGAACCTGAGGAAGTCAGACTCAGGGACCTACTGGTGTGGAGTGAGGAGATTTGGCCCAGACACATACCAAGAGGTGCATCTCACAGTTACAGATG CTCCTCCTAAACCATCAACTATCACCTTCAGACCTCATT TCTCTACAAACCTCCCAAACCTCTCTGCAACATTATCTAACATCTCTACAACGTTTCTGGCATCTGGAGAAATCAGTGGTCCTCCTTCATCTAGAGCAG atGGTCCTCCCTCAGACTACTCTCCTGGTGCAGAACAGAGTCAGACTGCTG gtctgatggtgtgGACCAGTGCTGGTCTGGTAGTCATGGTGACAGTGTTAGGACTGGTCCTGCTCCTGTtctacagacagaggagaggaaccaggagaacaccaccaccaccaccaccactagtctCCTCCAACACACAACCTGaccctactggagag GTTGACTGTGTGTATGAGGAgatcagagaggcagacagacagacagacacactcccTGTGGTCATCTCTTCAGTCAACTCACCTACCAACTCTACAGCCTACCCTGCTGGCCATGCTATCGGTGTCCCACACTGTGACATCTATGCTAACGCTAGCTGCCACAAAGATGATATAAATGCAAGCTATTCTACTGCAGATCACCCAGCTTCTCTCTTCTACTCCAGCGTGGATCTACCCAAAGATTCGAGAGTCTCTTCAAGTCCTCCAACAGCCAGTGGAACCCAGGATGATTCCATCTATTCTACAGCCCAGCTACCCAAAGATACTGTGGAATCTACAAGATACCCTGCTGTAGACCGCTCCAAAGACACCCCAGAAGACGCCATCTACTCTACAGCCCAGCTACCCAAAATAATGTAG
- the LOC115178550 gene encoding dnaJ homolog subfamily B member 1 isoform X2, with product MVYLQSTGLWLLASPHLPSHLHTGLKGGGPSGGGGVPGGPSFSYSFQGDPHAIFAEFFGGRSPFDQFFPRNGGGPDGDNMDTDDPFARFGMGGGGMGGFPRSFSTGMGGGAMGGQMVEKHQDPPVLHDLRVTLEEVFSGCTKRMKISHKRLNADRRTTRTEDKILVVEIKMGWKEGTKVTFPKEGDETPTNIPADVVFVVKDKPHPLFRRDGSDIVYPAKVSLREALCGCTVIAPTLDGRTVTVTTGDVVRPGMKRRITGEGLPLSKRPDRRGDLLVEYEVVFPERLSQSAKETIAQVLPP from the exons ggttgaAGGGAGGAGGCCCTTCAGGAGGAGGGGGTGTTCCCGGGGGCCCTAGTTTCAGCTACTCCTTCCAAGGCGACCCCCACGCCATCTTCGCCGAGTTCTTCGGGGGCCGGAGCCCCTTCGACCAGTTCTTCCCCCGAAACGGCGGGGGCCCAGATGGGGACAACATGGACACTGACGATCCCTTCGCCCGGTTCGGGATGGGGGGTGGCGGCATGGGGGGGTTCCCCCGTTCCTTCAGCACAGGAATGGGGGGAGGGGCGATGGGGGGCCAGATGGTTGAGAAGCACCAGGACCCACCCGTGCTCCACGACCTCAGGGTGACCTTAGAGGAG GTGTTCTCAGGCTGCACTAAGAGAATGAAGATATCCCACAAGCGGCTGAACGCAGACAGACGCACCACCCGGACGGAGGACAAGATCCTGGTGGTGGAGATAAAGATGGGATGGAAGGAGGGGACGAAGGTCACCTTCCCTAAAGAGGGGGACGAGACGCCGACTAACATCCCGGCAGACGTGGTGTTCGTGGTCAAGGATAAGCCACACCCGCTGTTCCGGCGAGACGGCTCTGACATCGTTTACCCCGCCAAGGTCTCCCTCAGAGAG gcgCTGTGCGGCTGCACGGTCATCGCCCCCACGTTGGACGGCAGGACAGTAACCGTGACGACAGGGGATGTGGTGCGTCCGGGGATGAAACGACGCATCACGGGGGAGGGGCTTCCTCTGTCCAAGAGGCCGGATCGCCGCGGTGACCTGCTGGTGGAGTACGAGGTGGTGTTTCCGGAGAGACTGAGTCAGAGTGCCAAGGAGACCATCGCACAGGTTCTTCCACCCTAG
- the LOC115177868 gene encoding CMRF35-like molecule 8, which translates to MRNLMSVNISLLCAVSCVMSGVITKRWKEGGNSSIQCPYDRGFEMYQKYLSKGIWACRVYLIKTQTHQNPAWTHKGRYSLYDDTERRVFTVTITNLILEDSGTYWCEINTWWWYNKTEVRITVDRAPVPPNPGSVTSRPLLSTTHPSTNITMATDSSNSPADRTNGTVRTTSPPTDMTRTQGEVMFSGVGLGVVLLLLGLLLFMFFRQRRDRDRRPTAVKHSARLLMSDSMTTNKDPDTGTIANPIYATVTNQNPDKACDITTIYASATNPHRDDIYSNVGPSTQVPESVTNATVNFPRDPACLHYATINFPRDPACLHYDTVNFPRDPPCLHYATVNFPRDPVCLHYDTVNFPRDPACLHYDTVNFPRDPVCLHYDTVSFSKDSDASNHPDTDPTAVDTS; encoded by the exons ATGAGGAATCTCATGTCTGTCAACATCAGCCTCCTCTGTG CTGTGAGCTGTGTGATGTCAGGAGTGATCACAAAGAGATGGAAAGAAGGAGGAAATTCTAGCATTCAGTGTCCTTATGACCGGGGGTTTGAGATGTACCAGAAGTACCTCTCTAAAGGGATCTGGGCCTGCCGGGTTTATTTAATCAAAACCCAAACGCATCAGAACCCAGCGTGGACTCATAAAGGGAGATACTCTCTGTATGATgacacagagagaagagtctTCACTGTGACGATCACTAACCTGATCCTAGAGGATTCAGGGACCTACTGGTGTGAAATAAACACATGGTGGTGGTATAACAAGACTGAAGTCAGGATCACTGTGGACAGAG CTCCTGTTCCTCCCAACCCTGGCTCTGTCACCTCCAGACCTCTACTCTCCACGACACACCCATCAACAAACATCACCATGGCAACTGACTCCTCTAACTCACCAGCAG ATAGGACCAATGGAACAGTAAGAACAACATCACCacccacagacatgactagaacacaag GTGAGgtgatgttctctggtgttggTCTGGGTGTTGTTCTACTACTGCTGGGTCTGCTGCTGTTCATGTTCtttagacagaggagagacagagacaggagaccaACAG CAGTCAAACACTCTGCCAGACTGTTGATGTCTGACTCCATGACAACCAACAAAGATCCAGACACAGGAACCATCGCTAACCCCATCTACGCCACAGTAACCAATCAGAACCCAGATAAAGCGTGTGACATCACAACCATCTATGCCTCGGCAACCAATCCTCATCGAGATGACATCTACTCTAATGTTGGTCCGTCTACACAGGTTCCAGAGAGTGTGACCAATGctactgtcaacttccccagagatccagcctgtctccactatgctactatcaacttccccagagatccagcctgtctccactatgatACTGTCAACTTCCCTAGAGATCCACcctgtctccactatgctactgtcaacttccccagagatccagtCTGTCTCCACTATGAtactgtcaacttccccagagatccagcctgtctccactatgatactgtcaacttccccagagatccagtCTGTCTCCACTATGATACTGTTTCTTTCAGTAAAGACTCTGATGCTAGTAACCACCCAGACACTGACCCAACAGCTGTAGACACTtcataa
- the LOC115177867 gene encoding uncharacterized protein LOC115177867 isoform X1, which translates to MKILHVVSCCLLLALCVVESAVINVKDVVGGQVKITCSYSWAENNEKYFCKRECYHRDRLVQTKGNKHYLEKERYTIEDLRKGVFYVTIKNLRKSDSGTYWCGVRRFGPDTYQEVHLTVTDAPPKPSTITFRPHFNTTLPNLSATLSNISTMLPNLSATLSNISTTLPNLSATLSNISTNLPNLSATLSNISTTFLASGEISGPPSSRADGPPSDYSPGAEQSQTAGLMVWTSAGLVVMVTVLGLVLLLFYRQRRGTRRTPPPPPPLVSSNTQPDPTGEVDCVYEEIREADRQTDTLPVVISSVNSPTNSTAYPAGHAIGVPHCDIYANASCHKDDINASYSTADHPASLFYSSVDLPKDSRVSSSPPTASGTQDDSIYSTAQLPKDTVESTRYPAVDRSKDTPEDAIYSTAQLPKIM; encoded by the exons ATGAAGATACTCCATGTTGTCTCATGCTGCCTCCTCTTAG CTCTGTGTGTTGTGGAGTCAGCTGTCATTAATGTGAAGGATGTGGTAGGAGGACAAGTCAAAATCACCTGTTCTTATTCATGGGCAGAGAACAATGAAAAATATTTCTGCAAAAGAGAATGTTACCATAGAGATCGTCTtgttcaaactaagggcaacaaGCATTATcttgagaaagagagatacaccATAGAAGACTTAAGGAAGGGAGTCTTCTATGTGACCATCAAGAACCTGAGGAAGTCAGACTCAGGGACCTACTGGTGTGGAGTGAGGAGATTTGGCCCAGACACATACCAAGAGGTGCATCTCACAGTTACAGATG CTCCTCCTAAACCATCAACTATCACCTTCAGACCTCATTTCAACACAACCCTCCCAAACCTCTCTGCAACATTATCTAACATCTCTACAATGCTCCCAAACCTCTCTGCAACATTATCTAACATCTCCACAACCCTCCCAAACCTCTCTGCAACATTATCTAACATCTCTACAAACCTCCCAAACCTCTCTGCAACATTATCTAACATCTCTACAACGTTTCTGGCATCTGGAGAAATCAGTGGTCCTCCTTCATCTAGAGCAG atGGTCCTCCCTCAGACTACTCTCCTGGTGCAGAACAGAGTCAGACTGCTG gtctgatggtgtgGACCAGTGCTGGTCTGGTAGTCATGGTGACAGTGTTAGGACTGGTCCTGCTCCTGTtctacagacagaggagaggaaccaggagaacaccaccaccaccaccaccactagtctCCTCCAACACACAACCTGaccctactggagag GTTGACTGTGTGTATGAGGAgatcagagaggcagacagacagacagacacactcccTGTGGTCATCTCTTCAGTCAACTCACCTACCAACTCTACAGCCTACCCTGCTGGCCATGCTATCGGTGTCCCACACTGTGACATCTATGCTAACGCTAGCTGCCACAAAGATGATATAAATGCAAGCTATTCTACTGCAGATCACCCAGCTTCTCTCTTCTACTCCAGCGTGGATCTACCCAAAGATTCGAGAGTCTCTTCAAGTCCTCCAACAGCCAGTGGAACCCAGGATGATTCCATCTATTCTACAGCCCAGCTACCCAAAGATACTGTGGAATCTACAAGATACCCTGCTGTAGACCGCTCCAAAGACACCCCAGAAGACGCCATCTACTCTACAGCCCAGCTACCCAAAATAATGTAG